From the genome of Aspergillus fumigatus Af293 chromosome 1, whole genome shotgun sequence, one region includes:
- the agdC gene encoding putative alpha-glucosidase, with the protein MLRSLLLLAPLVGAAVIGARDHSQECPGYKATNIREGRDSLTADLTLAGKPCNTYGTDLKNLKLLVEYQTDKRLHVKIYDADEEVYQVPESVLPRVDGKGGSSKKSALKFDYQANPFSFKVKRGGEVLFDTSGSNLIFQSQYLSLRTWLPEDPNLYGLGEHTDSLRLETTNYTRTLWNRDAYAIPEKTNLYGTHPVYYDHRGQHGTHGVFLLNSNGMDIKIDKTKDGKQYLEYNTLGGVFDFYFFTGATPKDASIEYAKVVGLPAMQSYWTFGFHQCRYGYRDVFEVAEVVYNYSQAKIPLETMWTDIDYMDRRRVFTLDPERFPLEKMRELVSYLHNHNQHYIVMVDPAVSVSDNVGYNDGMEQGIFLQTQNGSLYKGAVWPGVTAYPDWFHPDIQKYWNDQFAKFFDPKTGVDIDGLWIDMNEAANFCPYPCSDPEGYARDNDLPPAAPPVRPSNPRPLPGFPGDFQPSSSSKRSTKGSKVGLPNRDLINPPYMIRNEAGSLSNKTINTDIIHAGEGYAEYDTHNLYGTMMSSASRNAMQHRRPGVRPLVITRSTYAGAGAHVGHWLGDNISEWSKYRISISQMLAFASMFQVPMIGSDVCGFGGNTTEELCARWARLGAFYTFFRNHNEITGIPQEFYRWPTVAESARKAIDIRYRLLDYIYTAFHRQTQTGEPFLQPMFYLYPKDKNTFSNQLQFFYGDAILVSPVTDGSQTSVDAYFPDDIFYDWHTGAALRGRGANVTLSNIDVTEIPIHIRGGSIIPVRSESAMTTTELRKKGFELIIAPGLDGTASGSLYLDDGDSIEPRATLELEFTYRKGHLQVKGKFGFRTEVKINAVTLLGQSAPASKSADVASLDSGRQAVTIKTSLDLTGPSEIDLS; encoded by the exons ATGTTGAGATCGCTGCTACTTCTTGCGCCCCTTGTGGGCGCTGCCGTGATCGGCGCCAGGGACCACAGCCAGGAGTGTCCTGGTTACAAGGCCACCAATATTAGAGAGGGTCGCGATTCCTTAACGGCGGATTTGACCTTGGCCGGTAAACCGTGCAACACTTACGGCACCGACTTGAAGAATCTGAAACTCCTTGTTGAGTACCAGACCG ATAAACGCCTCCATGTTAAGATCTATGAcgccgatgaggaggttTACCAAGTCCCCGAGTCGGTTCTCCCTCGCGTGGATGGCAAAGGTGGATCGAGCAAGAAGTCGGCGCTCAAGTTCGACTATCAGGCGAATCCGTTCTCTTTCAAGGTCAAGAGAGGCGGCGAGGTGCTCTTCGACACCTCCGGTTCGAATCTGATCTTCCAGTCGCAGTACCTGAGCCTCCGCACCTGGTTGCCCGAGGATCCTAATCTCTACGGTCTTGGCGAGCACACTGATTCTCTTCGTCTGGAGACCACCAACTACACGCGTACTCTGTGGAACCGTGACGCGTATGCTATTCCTGAGAAGACCAACCTGTACGGCACTCATCCCGTGTACTATGACCACCGTGGCCAACACGGCACCCACGGTGTCTTCTTGCTGAACTCCAACGGCATGGACATTAAGATCGACAAGACCAAGGATGGCAAGCAGTACTTAGAGTACAACACTCTGGGAGGTGTCTTTGACTTTTACTTCTTTACCGGTGCCACCCCCAAGGATGCCAGCATCGAGTATGCGAAAGTCGTCGGTCTTCCCGCTATGCAGTCCTACTGGACGTTCGGT TTCCACCAATGCAGATACGGCTATCGTGATGTCTTTGAGGTCGCCGAGGTTGTCTACAACTACAGCCAGGCGAAGATTCCACTGGAGACCATGTGGACCGACATTGACTACATGGACAGACGTCGGGTGTTCACTCTTGACCCGGAGCGATTCCCGCTCGAGAAGATGCGTGAGTTGGTGTCATATCTTCACAACCACAACCAACACTACATCGTCATGGTTGACCCGGCCGTCAGCGTGAGCG ACAACGTTGGCTACAATGATGGCATGGAGCAGGGCATCTTCCTGCAGACTCAAAACGGTAGCCTCTACAAGG GTGCCGTCTGGCCTGGTGTGACTGCGTATCCTGACTGGTTCCACCCTGACATCCAAAAGTACTGGAACGACCAGTTTGCCAAATTCTTCGACCCCAAGACCGgcgtcgacatcgacggtCTGTGGATCGATATGAACGAGGCCGCCAACTTCTGCCCTTACCCTTGCAGTGATCCCGAGGGCTACGCTAGGGATAACGACCTGCCTCCCGCCGCTCCCCCCGTTCGGCCCAGCAACCCGCGCCCGTTGCCCGGATTCCCTGGTGATTTCCagccctcatcctcgtcgaaGCGCTCCACCAAGGGATCTAAAGTTGGACTGCCTAATCGTGACCTGATCAACCCTCCGTACATGATCCGTAATGAAGCTGGCTCGCTCAGCAACAAGACCATCAACACCGATATCATTCATGCTGGTGAGGGATATGCCGAGTATGACACTCACAACCTTTATGGTACCA TGATGAGTTCCGCTTCTCGCAATGCCATGCAACACCGCCGCCCTGGGGTGCGGCCATTGGTCATCACTCGCAGCACGtatgctggtgctggcgccCACGTTGGACACTG GCTCGGTGACAACATCTCCGAGTGGAGCAAGTACcgcatctccatctcgcAGATGCTTGCGTTTGCCTCGATGTTCCAGGTGCCTATGATCGGATCAGACGTCTGCGGGTTCGGCGGCAACACCACCGAGGAGCTCTGCGCTCGCTGGGCGCGTCTCGGAGCCTTCTACACCTTCTTCCGCAACCACAATGAAATCACCGGTATCCCGCAGGAGTTCTACCGCTGGCCCACCGTTGCCGAGTCCGCTCGCAAGGCCATCGACATCCGCTACAGGCTGCTTGACTACATCTACACAGCCTTCCACCGGCAGACCCAGACCGGCGAGCCCTTCCTGCAGCCCATGTTCTACCTCTATcccaaggacaagaacaccTTCAGCAACCAGCTGCAGTTCTTCTACGGTGACGCCATCCTGGTCAGCCCTGTCACCGACGGGAGCCAGACTTCAGTTGACGCATACTTCCCCGATGATATCTTCTACGATTGGCACACGGGCGCCGCCCTACGCGGCCGCGGAGCCAACGTCACCCTCAGCAACATCGACGTGACTGAGATCCCCATCCACATCCGCGGCGGCAGCATCATCCCCGTCCGGTCCGAGTCCGCCATGACCACCACCGAGCTGCGCAAGAAGGGCTTCGAGCTCATCATCGCCCCAGGGCTTGATGGGACTGCCTCGGGCAGTTTGTatctcgacgacggcgactCCATCGAGCCGCGCGCGACCCTCGAGCTGGAGTTCACGTACCGCAAGGGCCATCTCCAGGTGAAGGGCAAGTTCGGTTTCCGCACGGAGGTCAAGATCAACGCCGTCACCCTGCTTGGCCAGTCTGCGCCTGCCTCCAAGTCTGCAGACGTGGCCTCCCTTGACTCTGGCCGCCAGGCAGTGACCATCAAGACGAGCCTGGATCTGACTGGTCCTTCCGAGATTGACCTCAGCTAG
- a CDS encoding putative C6 transcription factor encodes MQRCESVVFTVCRSWGSLEDALAKLRGQQRPESEVRKAGTPSSAGESSASPRPRTRIKQEEGNEPSLAGDFEGLRIEHDGRISFHGPTSLFQLPSGILSESSSSSNLAMQLEGRKERLINNAWRERAFEQLAAMPVGGLLVPTKGQRLMMGFRQEPFQYLLDSHWCWIQPLFNFVYRPAFTRDMKINGPYYSDTLLNAILSHSVRWCKSEPKIGPILESFDGGAQFSDRAVTGLYDSLRVGYAGIPTIQTLLILSAQECGRGNRTQAWLYSGMAFRLLDDLGISIDSRKYPDAAQLSDEDIEIRNRLFWSCYFWDKLVSLYFGRSPTMQNSHVSPPRTILDDTSEIEIWTPHGVIFPEGTHYPPTQAHSTSCFMRMCGLAEILNEILIHIYDPIRQVSEAEFHDCVQEQARNLTEWWDELPDYLKLVVTELPPYSPPSHIVILNCLYHTINILLHRPILCSKRNRETYDQSHLVQCMTSATAILSLYDLYCQTFGDAHVVLSLAYSVYTAASIFLLEIQALKYAAPGTLNKLKFCILALERVKVSSPVITTALGLIYHELEKFRIDIHITLPPSQSEHPSSEPASQAHSPTHSQSPSQHPGQPALHLRSGSRHVSPAGQAPTMPGSLPAPRVTNAPLPHQGYAFQRSVGDFEPSQTGVPPLPATHLLGGMPNAAMTLDNPGPYEITPEVFEAFSYAEPITANMASAFESAWGRPG; translated from the exons ATGCAACGGTGCGAGTCCGTCGTGTTCACGGTGTGCCGCTCGTGGGGAAGC CTGGAAGATGCTCTGGCCAAACTGCGGGGTCAGCAGCGGCCCGAGTCTGAGGTTCGGAAAGCAGGCACGCCGTCGTCGGCCGGAGAGTCCAGTGCGAGTCCACGGCCTAGGACTAGGATAAAACAGGAAGAGGGGAACGAGCCCAGTTTGGCCGGGGACTTTGAGGGTCTCCGGATCGAGCACGATGGCCGGATATCCTTCCATGGTCCTACCAGCTTGTTTCAGCTGCCGAGCGGTATTCTGAGCgagtcctcgtcatcgtccaaTCTTGCCATGCAGCTGGAGGGACGCAAGGAAAGACTCATCAACAATGCTTGGAGAGAGAGGGCATTTGAGCAGCTGGCTGCCATGCCGGTAGGTGGACTCTTGGTCCCCACGAAAGGACAGAGGCTCATGATGGGATTTCGGCAGGAACCATTCCAATATCTTCTTGATTCTCACTGGTGCTGGATCCAGCCGCTTTTCAATTTTGTTTACCGGCCTGCGTTTACCC GTGATATGAAGATCAACGGTCCGTATTATTCGGATACCCTTCTCAATGCGATTCTCTCTCATTCGGTACGATGGTGCAAGTCTGAACCCAAAATTGGCCCCATTCTGGAATCCTTCGATGGCGGCGCTCAATTCTCCGACCGCGCGGTGACGGGGTTGTATGATTCATTGAGAGTCGGCTATGCTGGCATTCCCACCATTCAGACGTTGCTCATACTCAGTGCACAAGAGTGCGGCCGGGGCAATCGAACCCAAGCATGGCTGTACAGCGGCATGGCTTTTCGATTGTTGGACGATCTCGGCATCTCCATTGATAGTCGCAAGTATCCGGATGCTGCTCAATTGAGCGATGAAGACATCGAGATTCGAAACCGACTCTTCTGGAGCTGTTATTTCTGGGACAAGCTGGTGTCATTGTACTTTGGCAGGTCGCCAACTATGCAAAACTCTCACGTCAGCCCGCCGCGAACTATAT TGGACGATACATCGGAAATCGAGATTTGGACTCCTCACGGAGTTATCTTCCCAGAAGGCACTCATTATCCGCCGACGCAGGCTCATTCGACGTCATGTTTTATGAGGATGTGTGGACTGGCGGAGATTCTCAACgagatcctcatccacatTTACGACCCTATTCGACAGGTGTCCGAGGCCGAGTTCCATGATTGCGTCCAGGAGCAGGCGAGGAACTTGACGGAATGGTGGGATGAGCTGCCGGACTATCTGAAGCTGGTGGTCACAGAGCTACCTCCCTACTCGCCACCAAGCCATATCGTGATCCTGAA TTGCTTGTATCATACGATCAATATCCTCCTTCATCGTCCGATCCTTTGTTCCAAGAGAAACCGAGAGACGTACGATCAAAGTCACCTGGTGCAATGCATGACCTCGGCGACAGCCATATTGTCACTATACGACCTCTACTGTCAAACGTTTGGCGACGCGCATGTCGTGCTCTCTCTAGCATACTCCGTGTACACGGCTGCATCGATCTTCCTGCTGGAGATTCAGGCGCTAAAATATGCCGCGCCGGGTACTCTTAACAAACTCAAGTTTTGCATCCTTGCACTCGAGCGAGTCAAGGTTTCAAGTCCTG TCATCACCACAGCTCTGGGCCTCATATACCATGAACTGGAGAAGTTCCGAATTGACATCCACATCACCCTCCCACCATCGCAGTCCGAACATCCATCCTCAGAACCCGCCTCGCAAGCACACTCCCCAACTCACAGTCAATCCCCCAGCCAGCACCCCGGCCAGCCCGCTCTACATTTACGTAGCGGCTCCCGTCATGTCTCCCCAGCCGGCCAAGCGCCCACCATGCCAGGCTCCCTCCCCGCACCGCGCGTCACAAACGCGCCCCTGCCGCACCAGGGCTACGCATTCCAGCGATCTGTCGGGGATTTCGAACCGTCGCAGACGGGCGTGCCGCCCCTCCCTGCTACGCATCTACTAGGCGGCATGCCCAATGCGGCGATGACGCTGGACAACCCGGGTCCGTACGAGATTACGCCCGAGGTCTTCGAAGCGTTCTCGTACGCGGAGCCTATCACGGCTAACAtggcttctgcttttgaGTCGGCGTGGGGCAGGCCAGGATGA
- a CDS encoding NAD(P)-dependent alcohol dehydrogenase gives MATATTTVLEKPNIGVYTNPKHDLWIAESTPTLEDVKSGNGLKPGEVTIEVRSTGICGSDVHFWHAGCIGPMIVEGDHILGHESAGQVIAVAPDVTSLKPGDRVAIEPNIPCHACEPCLTGRYNGCLNVAFLSTPPVDGLLRRYVNHPAVWCHKIGDMSFEDGALLEPLSVSLAAIERSGLRLGDPCLITGAGPIGLITLLSAKAAGATPLVITDIDEGRLQFAKSLVPEVRTYKVQFGLSAEEQANAIINVFNDGQGSGPDALRPRLALECTGVESSVASAIWSVKFGGKVFVIGVGKNEMTIPFMRLSTQEIDLQYQYRYCNTWPRAIRLVQNGVINLKRLVTHRFALEDALKAFETAANPKTGAIKVQIMSSEEDVKAASATQ, from the exons ATGGCTACCGCAACCACAACTGTGCTCGAGAAGCCCAACATTGGTGTCTACACCAACCCCAAGCACGATCTGTGGATCGCAGAATCAACACCAACGTTGGAGGATGTCAAGAGCGGCAATGGACTGAAGCCTGGTGAAGTCACAATTGAGGTTCGCAGCACAGGTATTTGCGG ATCTGATGTACACTTCTGGCATGCAGGTTGCATTGGCCCAATGATCGTCGAGGGCGATCACATCCTGGGTCACGAGTCGGCTGGTCAAGTGATTGCGGTCGCTCCCGATGTCACCTCCCTCAAACCCGGCGATCGTGTTGCTATCGAGCCCAATATTCCTTGCCACGCTTGCGAGCCCTGTCTGACTGGACGCTACAACGGCTGCTTGAATGTTGCCTTCCTCTCCACACCTCCCGTTGACGGGCTGCTGCGACGCTATGTCAACCACCCCGCCGTCTGGTGCCACAAGATCGGCGACATGAGCTTCGAGGATGGCGCCCTGCTGGAACCCCTCAGTGTATCTCTTGCGGCCATTGAGCGCAGCGGACTCCGTCTGGGCGATCCCTGCTTGATTACCGGCGCTGGTCCTATTGGTCTGATCACTCTGCTCAGCGCGAAAGCTGCCGGTGCCACCCCGCTCGTCATTACGGATATTGACGAGGGACGTCTGCAGTTCGCCAAGTCTCTTGTCCCCGAAGTGCGCACCTACAAGGTTCAGTTCGGTCTGTCCGCCGAGGAGCAAGCCAACGCTATTATTAATGTGTTCAACGACGGCCAAGGATCCGGGCCGGATGCCTTGCGACCCCGCCTGGCGCTGGAATGCACAGGTGTCGAGAGCAGTGTGGCCTCCGCCATCTGGAGTGTCAAGTTCGGCGGCAAGgtcttcgtcatcggcgTCGGCAAGAACGAGATGACCATCCCGTTTATGCGCCTAAGCACACAAGAGATCGACCTGCAGTACCAGTACCGCTACTGCAACACCTGGCCTCGCGCCATCCGTTTGGTTCAGAACGGCGTGATCAACTTGAAGCGCCTGGTCACCCACCGATTCGCGCTCGAGGATGCCCTCAAGGCGTTCGAGACCGCTGCGAACCCCAAGACTGGAGCTATCAAGGTCCAGATCATGAGCTCGGAGGAAGATGTCAAAGCTGCTTCGGCTACTCAGTAG
- a CDS encoding putative TIM barrel metal-dependent hydrolase, which produces MTVLHIDLLRRAVWKSRQLTLPKPCLVHSSTRASIYLAARKAEPIIKEDQFTHPIPLKHRIPPGSWDSHMHVVEPSRYPVSPGAAYIPSSHTLEEALAFESTLGMENIVLVQPSIYGTDNSCLLEALERIGPSHGRGVVVIDPVTTCPTTLSAWHTLGVRGVRVNLKSVGKVLSEAELVETLSQHAELIRTLGWMIQLYLPLHMMPMLERIVPSLGVKICIDHFGSPQLPPPPIVTNGQFNPYTLPGFSALISLLEAGQTYVKISAPYRLSKDKQLRDLGAITQELLRRAPRRVIYATDWPHTRFHGVDVRPFTELCLQLCASETGLTERVFKSNAEELLGVHG; this is translated from the exons ATGACAGTCTTACACATTGATCTGCTGAGACGAGCAGTCTGGAAATCTCGACAATTAACACTT CCTAAGCCATGCCTTGTGCACAGCTCAACCCGAGCCTCGATCTACCTGGCTGCCAGGAAGGCCGAGCCAATCATCAAAGAGGACCAATTTACACATCCCATCCCCCTCAAGCACCGGATTCCCCCAGGATCATGGGATAGCCACATGCACGTCGTGGAACCGAGTCGGTACCCGGTGTCCCCAGGCGCAGCGTACATACCCTCCTCTCACACCCTCGAGGAGGCGCTCGCCTTTGAATCTACCTTGGGAATGGAGAACATCGTTCTCGTCCAACCATCCATCTACGGTACCGACAACTCATGCCTCCTCGAAGCCCTGGAACGCATCGGGCCGTCTCACGGGCGAGGGGTGGTGGTCATCGACCCGGTGACGACCTGTCCCACGACTCTCTCCGCATGGCATACACTCGGCGTGCGGGGCGTGCGAGTAAACCTGAAATCGGTAGGGAAAGTCCTCTCCGAGGCCGAGCTAGTCGAAACCCTCTCGCAACACGCAGAGCTTATCCGTACTTTGGGCTGGATGATCCAGCTTTACTTGCCTCTGCACATGATGCCCATGCTCGAGCGGATCGTTCCGTCCCTTGGAGTCAAAATCTGCATCGACCACTTTGGGTCCCCTCAACTCCCTCCACCCCCGATCGTCACCAATGGTCAATTCAACCCATACACCCTCCCGGGCTTTTCGGCACTTATCTCACTCCTTGAAGCGGGGCAGACCTACGTCAAAATCTCGGCTCCGTACCGACTCAGCAAGGACAAGCAACTGCGTGATCTTGGGGCCATCACGCAGGAACTTTTACGCAGGGCTCCAAGGCGGGTAATCTACGCGACAGACTGGCCGCATACGCGGTTTCATGGGGTTGACGTTCGCCCGTTTACCGAGTTGTGCCTGCAGTTATGTGCCAGTGAGACTGGCCTAACCGAGCGGGTGTTCAAGTCGAACGCGGAGGAGTTGTTGGGTGTGCATGGCTAG
- a CDS encoding threonine--tRNA ligase MST1, which translates to MNQPTMRRLSTLSWQRSFSRRPAFNNGVKYLPEPTTRRQWLSTTSWRSCSCSEAHAEQSPAPASTAPSTDYRALGTAQDLFTTSIYSPGSPLFLPNGTHVINRLISFLRTQYLQYGFREVLTPTIYKRSLWEVSGHWQNYKDDMYEVKGRGATGEADGETGEDESYGLKPMNCPGHCLLFKSQNHSYRELPIRYADFSPLHRNEISGALSGLTRVRRFHQDDGHIFCRPQQIKGEIASALGFVDMVMTTFGLGPYRLVLSTRPEKDFIGSLELWDSAEAQLREALDNSGREWAMNEGDGAFYGPKIDIQLQDQAGKYHQLSTIQLDMNLPQRFGLEYQVAEGEEDYNPATPGRATPVLVHRANFGSLERFLALLIEQYAGRWPFWLSPRQGIILTVNQDEAVLQQAQEAAAKISGYRPLVAGQDNATSPKPLSSVDSTYLIDVDTSSQTLGKKIQRAKQMKYNLIFILGPKDVADSSITVDVTGQMQTKTDVNGQKLKEVLATRLGENALQNPRAVRLKVDEVHDLLVQLEKQFV; encoded by the coding sequence ATGAATCAACCAACCATGCGGCGATTATCCACTCTCTCCTGGCAGCGCTCGTTCTCGAGACGACCGGCCTTCAACAATGGCGTGAAATATCTTCCAGAGCCGACCACGAGACGGCAATGGCTGTCGACGACATCATGGCGATCCTGTTCGTGCTCCGAAGCGCATGCTGAACAGTCCCCTGCCCCAGCATCCACCGCGCCCAGTACAGATTATCGAGCTCTAGGGACTGCTCAAGATCTTTTCACAACCTCCATCTATAGTCCTGGATCACCCCTTTTCCTACCCAACGGCACCCACGTCATCAACCGACTGATCTCGTTTCTCCGCACACAGTACCTTCAATACGGATTCCGCGAAGTTTTGACGCCAACAATCTACAAGCGTTCTCTATGGGAGGTTTCGGGCCATTGGCAGAATTACAAAGATGACATGTATGAGGTCAAAGGCCGAGGAGCTACAGGGGAAGCCGACGGGGAAACGGGCGAGGACGAATCGTACGGCCTGAAACCGATGAACTGCCCCGGCCActgcctcctcttcaagtCGCAGAACCACTCATATCGCGAACTGCCTATCCGCTACGCCGATTTCAGCCCTCTCCACCGTAACGAGATTTCGGGGGCCCTAAGCGGGCTTACCCGCGTCCGACGATTCCACCAAGACGATGGGCATATCTTTTGCCGACCGCAGCAGATCAAGGGGGAGATTGCGTCCGCGCTGGGGTTCGTCGATATGGTGATGACAACGTTTGGTCTGGGACCATACCGTCTCGTACTCTCTACTAGGCCGGAGAAGGACTTTATCGGGAGCCTGGAACTGTGGGACAGCGCGGAGGCGCAGCTGCGGGAAGCCTTGGACAACAGCGGGAGGGAATGGGCGATGAACGAGGGGGACGGGGCTTTCTACGGGCCGAAGATTGACATTCAACTGCAGGACCAGGCAGGGAAATATCACCAATTATCCACGATCCAGCTGGACATGAATCTGCCACAACGGTTCGGGTTGGAGTACCAAGTTGCGGAGGGTGAAGAGGACTACAACCCGGCGACTCCAGGAAGAGCGACGCCCGTGCTGGTTCACCGGGCCAATTTTGGGTCGCTGGAACGCTTCCTTGCCCTGCTCATCGAGCAATATGCCGGTCGCTGGCCATTCTGGCTCTCTCCGCGCCAGGGTATCATTCTGACGGTCAACCAGGACGAGGCGGTGTTGCAGCAGGCAcaagaagctgctgcgaAAATCTCTGGCTACCGTCCGCTTGTTGCTGGCCAGGACAATGCAACCTCTCCGAAGCCTCTTTCATCCGTCGACTCCACGTACCTGATCGATGTCGACACCAGCAGCCAGACTCTCGGGAAGAAGATCCAACGGGCCAAACAGATGAAGTACAATTTGATTTTCATCCTCGGGCCTAAGGATGTCGCGGACTCGAGTATTACTGTGGATGTGACAGGTCAAATGCAGACCAAAACGGATGTGAATGGACAGAAATTGAAGGAAGTGCTCGCGACAAGATTGGGGGAGAATGCTCTCCAGAACCCACGGGCAGTGAGGCTAAAGGTCGACGAGGTCCATGATCTGTTGgtccagctggagaagcaatTTGTTTGA
- a CDS encoding F1F0 ATP synthase subunit g, translated as MPVTASRAVLRQSQFLTRRTAVRYASNTSEAASKASQTASSAVSKASEGLSRVTSTAGPAISNAAQGLGSALRKVGGRTGKVIAFVDSLIPPTIYYSKVGLELAKLVFRGQNMTPPNLATFQAYFQPLVNAARNPATLKNFSFQNVISRVRNASKKELAFAGVTAAEVIGFFTVGEMIGRMNIVGYRGHADHGDHH; from the exons ATGCCCGTCACGGCTTCCCGTGCCGTGCTGCGGCAATCGCAGTTCCTGACTCGCAGAACCGCGGTCAGATATGCCTCCAACACTTCTGAGGCTGCCTCAAAGGCCAGTCAGACTGCCTCCTCTGCTGTCTCGAAGGCCTCCGAGGGTCTCTCCCGTGTCACTTCGACGGCTGGTCCTGCGATCTCGAACGCTGCTCAGGGTCTCGGTAGCGCTCTGAGGAAGGTCGGTGGAAGAACCGGGAAGGTCATTGCCTTTGTCGACT CTTTGATACCCCCTACGATCTATTACTCGAAGGTCGGCCTCGAACTCGCTAAGCTGGTATTCCGTGGCCAGAACATGACTCCTCC CAACCTGGCTACCTTCCAGGCCTACTTCCAGCCTCTGGTTAACGCTGCTCGCAACCCCGCCACCCTCAAGAACTTCTCTTTCCAGAACGTCATTTCTCGGGTTCGCAATgccagcaagaaggagctTGCTTTCGCTGGTGTTACCGCCGCCGAGGTTATTGGTTTCTTCACCGTCGGCGAGATGATCGGTAGAATGAACATTGTCGGCTACAGGGGCCACGCCGATCACGGCGACCACCACTAG